The Blastopirellula sediminis sequence CGCTCGGAAGTTTGAAAGTCTCGTCGCGCGACTGCGTAAGTGCGACTCCAAAAATCAAGTTGCCAGGCGTCACCGCAATCGGGTGCTGTTGCGCGTCATAGGCGGTTACCGAAGCGATCTGCTTTCCGGTCGCCGCGTGAAAGGCGTTCAGATCAAATCCGAGTGCGAACAGCACGTCTCCTTCCGAGTTGTAGGACAATCCGACGGTGCGGCCGCCTCCTCCCCATTTGTCCAACTGGCCGGTCGAAAGGTGAAACTGATAAACGCCGCCATCGCCGATCGCCAAGCGCTCTCCCTCGGGGGAAAAGGCGAGCGAGTAGACGAATGAGGAGGTGGGGATCTCGGTGAGTTGTTCGCCGGTTATTCGATCCCAGATGCGAACCGTCTGATCGTCTCCCCCAGCGGCGATGAGATTTCCAGCGGGAGAAGCGGCCACCGCATGCAGCATGCTGCGTGGGCCGGTCAAGGGAATCGGCGCGCCTTTCCGTTCGATGTCGAAAACGTTGATGCGGCTGAGATGGGACATCGTCGCCAAGTACTGCCCGTTCGGCGAACAGGTGATGACGCGCGGCATTTCGCTGATGGGAGCTCGATCTGGGCGCTCATATTCGGCCTTTAGGATTGGCTGAAAGGACTTCAGCCTTGCAGCCGAGGCGGACAGGATCGCATATTGATCGGTCGCCAGGACAAGCAAGTCGTCAGGATTGGCGGCGCCGATATCGACGTGCGGCGCCAAATCGCCCCAGGTCAAAGAGGTCATTTCCGCGACCTTCACGTCCCCAACGCGACGCACGAAATCTGTTTTCAAATTCCAGATGTAGACGTAGGTCCCCTGCACTCCGAAGATCAGGTAGCGGTCGTCAGGAGTAAAGAGCGACCACGAAATGTAGACTTTCCGACCAGCTTGCGGATAGGCCCGGCCTTGTTGCGACAAGCGGAGCGGGCTCGTCGACTCCATGGCAAAGAGACAATTGCCGGTGAAGAGAAAGCGACCATCGGGGGAAACGGATAGCCCGCGTCCTCCGTCTCGTAGACGCATCAGCTCACACGACGTTGAGAGGTCCCAGAACTTCGTCTCCCTGAGGGTTGCGGAGACGACGATGTTGGAATTGGGGATCGTGGCGAGTTCCAGAACTTCATCGGAGTGGGCGGCGATGACGTTTTGAATTTCTCCGCTTTGGGCGTCGAAAATGCGAATGGCCCCAAAACGGTCGCCGGCGATGATTTGTCGACTGTCATTGGAATAGGTGAGCGCTTCTCCCCCCAGCGTGACGCGAAAAGCAGCGCTGCCGAGTTGGGAGTCCGGCTTGCGAATACGTCGCGGGACCTGGACTGGCGTTGGTTGCAATGGATTGGGGTCTCGCTGCAAGAGATCCACATACGGCCTTTTCCACCATCGGGCATGCTCGATGGCCGTTTTGCCATCGATTTCTTGAAGAGGATCGGCGCCATAACGCAACAGTAGCCGGATCGCTTCGGGAGAGTCTCGCCGGATCGCCGTCAGCAAGGGAGTGTAGCCGTGAACATCGGCGCCATTGGGGTCGGCGCCGGCGCGGAGCAGAATCTCCAGGTTCCTTTCGTCGGAATGGCTGATGGCGTAGAGGAGAATTGGGGCCCCCTCGGGACTTTGCGCGTTGGGATCGGCGCCATTGGCCAGGAGCGTTCCGCAGTTCCCTGCGTGCCAGAGCGCCGCACGCAACGCTTCGTAGCCTGGCTTTTTCCAAAGTAGCAGCGGCTCGCCTCCTTGCGGCTCGGGATCGATCTGTGCGGAGAGATCGATTTCGCTCAACTGGATCGGCGCGATAATCGGATCGCCGCCCAGCGCCGGGGTAATCAAGCCGACAAGCCAGAAGAAGGCGAAGAGCGTTCGGAACAGTCGCTTCCTGACAGGCATGGGCGGGCCTGGGCTTTCGATCCAGTTTGGTTGATAGAAGAGTCTATCAACCAAGACGAACGCAAGTCGCCAAACGTTTTGGGGAACTCGAAGTATTCCGGGAAGAATTTCAGGACGAGAGAGAACGTGTGGAATAGAGGTGATCGGGAGAATTGCGGCCGCATTTCCCTCGCTTGCGCTGCGGGCTACTAAGGAGCGACCGATTCCTACCGTGTTTCTTACCGTGAACTATCCGTGGCTTCCGTGTTCTATTCCTTCTTGGCCGGTTTGTCATGCTCGGCGTGGTCGTCGAGGATGTTGGTGATGCCTTTTCCTTCGACGCCGGCGTAGAAGACGAGGATCTCGGCATCGACTTTGCCGTCGTTTTGGCCCCAGTGCGGTTTGTTGACCAGTTCGATCAGCGAGTCTCCGGCCTTCAGCGTGAGGGACTTGCCCTCTTCCTTGTGAACGACCAGTTCGCCTCGCAGCAGCACGCCGGCGTTGATGACGCCGTGCGTATGGAGCGGCGTCTTCTCGCCGGCCGGGATGATGATCCGCAGAATCGTGATCTCCGGCTGACCGGACGGATAGGCCGGCAGCGGCTCGCCATCCCAAGACTTGGTGCTCTTGGCCACCACGGTGACCTTCAGCACGCCATCTTCATGAGCCCACGCGACGCCGAGCCCAACGACTACGACGAGGCCGAGAGAGAACAAGACGGTTTTCGTGAAACGATTCATGGGAAACCTTTCGCGGGCCGATCCGGCAGCGCAGGAGTTTCGAGGAAGGAAAAACGCCGCATAAGTCTACGCCAAGGAGTAGGACGCGTACGTGAAGTTATGGCGGGAAATGGGAAAAGTTGCAACTTGTTGGGGCGAATGAACTTTTCGCTTTTGGCGGTTGTCTTGGCTTCCAGGAGCAATATCTTTGTTCAGGCCGCGAAAGGAGAGATGTTGGGTTGCGCTTCGCTGCACCCAACCTACAGGGCTTTTCCCTTTCCACGTTTCCCTGTGTGACGCAACGAGCTACGATCAGAGCGGTACAGCTTTTCAAAGCGGTCGATTGAGGACAGAAAACAGATGCCGATCCAGATTCAATGCACTTCGGTCGTCATTCGGAATGACGCGCTTGATCGCGTTTTGGAGGATGGCGCCGCCGGGTTTGCGGCGATCGCGCCGAATGCGATGAGCTATGCCGATGAGCTGCTCTCGCAGTCGAGCTTTATGGCGCCGGTCGATGCGGAGGAGTTCGCCAAGCTGCTTGAACTGCATGGCTTGGAACGGAGCGGCGAGTCGCCTGACTTTGTGATCGTGCAGACTCGCAACCGGTCGGTGGAGCCGGCCTGCGATTGGTTGGTCTTGTTCGAGTATGAGGGGCGGCTGATCGCGACGTTAAAAGGTTCTGATTCCTGTACCGTGATTGCACCGGCCGACGATACGCCTGATTCGATTCAACACTACAGCGACGAAGAGATGGCGGAAAAGTTTGAGTTTGTCGAGCGCAAGGATGGGATCGATACCTACCGGGAAAAAGCGACCGGCAAGCTCGTCTACCAATCGCGGCGGACCGAGACGCCGGACGAAATCTTCGCCAAGGCGTTTGATACCGTTTGGCGGCTGCGGCGCGAGCCAGGGGTTCCCGCGAAGACTGACGAAGAGGCGTTGTTGATTCAGGAGGCGATCGACGCGTTGCAACCGCTGGCGGCGAAGTTTCCGGAGGCGGCGAACGTTGCGCTGGCGCTGGGGATGGGGATGGCCTGGTTCGCGATCGGCAAAGAGGAAAAGGGGCAGCGACAACTGGTCCGCGCCGTCGAGTTGGAACCGGAAAACACGATTTTTTACAAAGAGCTAGGCGCCATTTGTCTGGCGATCAACGATTTGCCGGTCGCGCTCGATGCGGCGATGAAAGCGGTCATGGTCCAACCGGATGACGCGGAGTTGCTCGGCAACCTGGCGGTGATTCAACTGCTGAGCGGAGCGACTGCCGAAGCGCAGGTCACGATCGAGCATGCGATGCGTCTCGACCCCGAGGATCAGGTGAATCGGAACGTGCAGGGAATCATCGCCGACGTTGCGAGCGGCAAGCGAAAACGGCCTGGATCGTTGGTTGAAATGATGAAGCCGGCAGAGTAGGCGCGAAGCGTTTGGCGATTGGGATTACTTGCGAACGCATTCCCTTGCTTGCGCTGCGGGCTAGTGTTGTGGATCTAGAGTTGGCTCAGCAGCGACGTTCTTTCGCTCTTCGCTTCGAAGGCGTGCAGGCCATATTTCTCGGCCAGCGCTTTGTAGAACTGGATGCCGCGGACGCTGTTTCCTTTGGCGTCGAGTCTAGGCGAAAAGGTGCCGATGCCGACTTCGCCGGGGACGACCGAGACGATGCCGCCGCCGACGCCGCTTTTGGCGGGGATGCCGACGCGGAAAGCCCATTCGCCGGCGTAGTCGTACATGCCGCAAGTATGCATCACGGCGAGGACGTCTTTGACGTATTCGGCCGAGATCGCCCTTTCGCCCGTGACCGGATTGACGCCGCCGTTGGCGAGCGTGGCGCCCATCATCGCCAGGTCATGGCTGGTGACCAGGATGCTGCACTGCTGGAAGTAGAGATCAAGCGTGTCATCCAGCTGTTCGCTGATCATGCCGAAGTTGAGCATCAAGTTGGCGATCGCGCGGTTGCGATGGCCGGTTTTCTTTTCGCTGTGATAGACGGTGTTGTCGACGTAGACCTGGCGGCCGCAGTAGGTGCTGAACATCTTCAGCATCCGTGCGACGCGCTCCGGGAAGTCTTTGCCGTGAATCAAGTCGGCGGCGGCGATCGCGCCGGCGTTGATCATCGGATTAAAAGGGCGATTGGTCGCTTCGTCGAGGGTGATCGAGTTGAACGCTTCGCCGATCGGCTGGACGCCGATCTTGGAGAGGACGTGATCGCGGCCGTGGTCTTCGATCGCCATGCCGAACATGAACGCTTTGGAGACCGATTGGATGGTGAACTGCTGATTGCTGTCGCCGACGTCGACCGCTTGCCCGTCGATCGAGACGAGCGAAATGCCGAACCAGTCAGGATTCGCTTTGGCGAGTTCCGGAATGTAGCTGGCGACCGTGCCGTCGTGGTTGTCCTTGAACTCGGCGTGCAATTGTTTCAGCATGTCGCGAAGCGGCGAAGCGGCCGACTTCATCTTCTTCAGCAGTGCGTCGAGGTGATCGTTCATGACGGAGATCCGGCGGCGGTTATTGGATCAAAGCGTTGGCGACGTTTTGCAGTTCGATGGTAAAAGGGTGATCCGGATAGCGATTGGAAAAGATTCCGCTGCTCGCCAGATGGACGATTTCGTAATTCATCGGCAACATCGCGGCGACGTCGGCGTCGTACGCTTGCTCCACCTTTTGGCGAAGGAGTTCGCGATCCATCCCCGGCGGAATCTTGTTGATGACCAGCAGGATTTCGGCGACGTCCAAACGTCTGGCGAGTTCCAGCGTGACGGCGGTCCCTTGGAAGTCTTGACTATCGGGACGCATCACCAGCACCAGCTTGTTGGAGACGACGATCGAGAGAAGCGTTTCTTCGTTGACGCCGGGGTGAGTGTCGATCAGGAGGAAGTCGAGGTTCAACTCGCGGATCAGGCGTTTGAACCCGTCGTTGAGCATGCCGACGTCGTAACCTTCTTTCAAGATGCGGCCGATCTCGCCGGAGTCGATGCTGGCCGGAACCAGAAAGAGCCGCGGGCGTTCATCCTTTTCGCCGACCGAGCCGATCACGCTGGTCGTCATGTCGTAGGCGGCTTTCTCGATCTCGCACTTTCCCCAGAGGTAATCGTTGATCGAGTGGGTGATCTGTTTTTCGTCTAAGCGAAACAGGACGTGGACCCCGGGGGATTGAATGTCGGTATCGACGACGGCCACGCGATAACCACGGCGAGCGATGGTCACGGCGAGATTGGCGGTCGTGTTCGACTTGCCGGTTCCACCACGAAAGGAATGAATCGAAACGATTTGGGCCAAGGGGCGCACTCCGAAGCAAGACGTCGATCAGGGTTGTCGGTCGGTTTGCGGGAACGTGCGTCGCTGCGTCGCTTTATTGGTTTTCGCGAAGCCGCTTCGCTTGTTCCTGCAGTTGTTGGAACGCCTCCCCTTCGACGATTTGCTGAATCTCTTCCGATTTCTTCCGCTCGTCGATCACCAGAAAATCAAACGCACTCGGGTCGATGTTATCGATCGTCGCCGAGTAGGTCTTCGCCGCGCTCTTCGCCGAAAAGCGAAGGGTTGGACCGCTGCCGCCAAGTTGGAATCGCGCTTGTTCGTCCAAGACTTCGGAGACGATCAACTTGCCGCCGAGACGCGTGCCGTTGCGGCCGAGCGAATGGAGCGTCCATTGGCCATCTTCGAGCGTCAGTTTGGCGTGCAGCCGCGAGACTTGAGGATCGGCCAGATGGATATCGTTGTCGTCGCTTCGTCCGATCGTAATCTCAGCGCAGTCGTGGAAAGTCCACGTTTGCAACGGGGTACCTTGCGACGAGTCAAGCAACTCTAGCGTGACGGTGGGGTTTTCTGGGTTTCCTGCGGACATGTCAATTCGCCTGGAGAGGTTGCTTGAGGTTGATAGCAGTTTCTGTGCCGAGGCGTTAAGAAACGACTAGTTTGCGGCAACGCTCGCATTTTTAGGGTTTAACGGCAAAACTTGAAATAACACATCTGGAGGGCTGCAAACTTCGTGGGCCGCTGCTGCCTAAAGAAAAAACAATTGCCCCAAATTTTATCGGGGGGCATGATCGCGACAGGAGTGTGGTAAGAATGCTCTGGCGGAGGTTAGAATCAGAAGTTCCCCCAGCTTGCTCCCCCCTTTTTTGCATATCGAGAGACTCTCATGCCTCGACTGAATTTGGTCCTCGCGGCGCTGCTCGCCGCGGTCTGTTTCGCCTCCGCCGCCGTCGCCCAGGAGAAGCGGCCCAACGTCTTGTTTATCGCGGTCGACGACCTGCGGACCGAGCTCGGTTGCTACGGAGACGACTGGATCCATAGCCCGAACATTGATCGTCTCGCCGCCTCGGGAACCGTCTTTACGCGGGCCTATTGCCAACAAGCGGTTTGCTCGCCGTCGCGGACCAGTTTGATGACCGGGCTTCGTCCTGATTCGACGCGTGTCTACGACCTGGTGACTCACTTCCGCAAGAACATCCCTGACGTGGTGACCTTGGGTCAGCACTTCAAGCAGAACGGTTACTACAGCGTCAGCATGGGGAAGATCTATCACGGCGGCTATGATGACCTGCCGACTTGGAGCGAACCGGCCCGCAAACCGAAAGGAGGCAACGGTTATGTGTTGCCAGAAAACAAAGTGCTGCTCAACGAGAAGCGGGTCGCCGCCAAAGCCAAGGGGCTGAAGGGAACCGCGCTGAGCCGCGCTGTTCGCGGTCCAGCGACCGAAATGGCGGACGTGCCAGACAACGCTTATACCGATGGCGCGATCGCCGAACTGGCGGTGAAGTCGCTCCGCGAGTTGAGCAAGCGAGACGAACCGTTCTTTTTGGCCGTCGGCTTTGTGAAGCCGCACCTGCCGTTCAACGCGCCGAAGAAGTACTGGGACATGTACGATCCGGCGAAGATCGAACTGGCCGCCAATCCGTTTCCGCCGAAGAACGTGACGCCGTACTCGCTGACGACTTGGGGCGAAATGCGCGTCTACGAGGGGATCCCGAAGAAGGGAGATCTGACTGAGGACCAGGCCCGCCAGCTGAAGCATGGCTACTATGCCAGCGTCAGCTTTACGGACGCGAACGTCGGCAAGTTGCTGGATGAACTCGACAAGCTGAAGCTGACCGACGACACGATCGTCGTGCTGTGGGGAGACCATGGCTGGAAGCTGGGAGAGCACAACTGCTGGTGCAAACATACGAACTTTGAAAACGACGCCAACGCGCCGCTGATCATTCGCGCTCCCGGCCAAAAGTCCCCCGGCGCCAAGAGCGAAGCGCTGGTGGAGTTCGTCGACATCTACCCGACGCTCTGCGAACTGGCCGATCTTTCGCTGCCGGAACGCTTGGAAGGAACGAGCGCCGCGCCGCTGCTCGATACTCCCGACGCCAAGTGGAAGAGCGCAGCGTTCAGCCAATACCCGCGCGGCAACATCATGGGCTACACGATGAAGACCGACCAATATCGCTTCACCGCGTGGAAGAACAAAAAGACCGGCGAAGTGGTCGCGACCGAGTTGTACGATCACCAGGTCGACCCGGCCGAAAACGAAAACGTCGCCGGCGAAGCGGAGAACGCCCAACTGGTGGCGAAGCTGCAAGAGCGATTGGACGCAGGATGGAAAGATGCGAAGCCGAAGTAGGACTTCGATGAGAATCGCCGCCTATACAATGGCTGGCGTGTTCTTGTTAACCGCCATCGCCATTGTCGCGGCGATGGCGGTTGGCTTCTCCAACGGATTGATCCAACTCGACGGAGGCGAGATGACCTTCGCTTGGCAAGGGAGCGGCGACGTCGCCCCCTTGGGAGGCGATCCGATCCTTCACCAGTCCTACTTCTATATCACGACCTCCGTTTACGCCGTCGCCGTCATCGGGATTCTGCCGCTAGTGCTGCTGGGGATACTCACTGCGGTTCTATTCGGCCGAAGTTCGTCCAAGGATTCGAGTTAGCGTAATGCGTTTCATCGTCACAATTGCAGCGTTTTGTCTGGTGATCGCTGGCGCTGCCGTTGGCGTAAGCTGGGCGTTGGATTACTACGGCGCGCAACTTCAGTTCGGTTGGACTTACGCTGCCGTCGCTTGGCCGGTTCCCCCAGCTGCCCCGGGAATGCCATGGTCCACACACGCGTACCTGATTCCGTACTACTACGTCGCCGCCGCGCTATTTATTCCGTTCGTACTGCTAATTGTCGTCGCCGCGATGATCCCTGGGAGAAAGACTTCCCACGCGGAACCCAGGTAAACCGCTAAGCTGCCAAACGTTGTTGCGCCGGCGGCAATCCCATCTCGCACTGCACATCAGCGAAGAGCTGCGCAAGCGCACTGGTGCTCTTTCCCCAATCGAACATCTGCCCGGGAATGATCGTCTCGGCGCCGACCAACGTTCCCTGTACCAAGCGGACGATCGAGATCTTCAGTTGCCCCTTCATCGCCCAGATCGAAGAAGGAAACTCGGCGGTGATGACGCAGCCGCCTTCTCCTTGCTGCACGCTTTCGATCGGTTGGCCATGCTTGGCCAGGCTGCAAACGACGCGGGCAATCGTGCGGCCGATCGGCGCGGCGATTTCTTCGGCTCGTTCTTTGCCGGTTTTCATCCCCAGCTTGGCGTACATCGGCTGCGCGATCTCGGCCAGCGCGCTGTAAGAAACCGGCGAGTCGACCACTTTCTCGCAGATCGACAGAAACGTTTCGGCCGACATCCCTTTCACGGCGCTCTTCGCGTGAAGATCAATCGCCGCGCGAACGTCGGCGACATGGATGATCGCTTCGTAGCGGACGTCGTTTTCCCAATCGTCGGTCTGCGGAAAGGGCGCCGAGAGTGGATGCCCGCAGTTAGAACAGAATTTGCCTTGGGCCTTCGCCCCGCACTCGCAGCAGAACATCCTTGTTCTCCGTGCTAGCAGAATGAGAAAAACGGTTCGCCATTTATTGATTCCATCGGCAAAAGCGCGGAGTCCGAAAAAGGGGTCTGGTCTTTTTTTCGCGAGAAGACTTTTCCATCGGTGATAGCTTTCCAGCGAAAAAGAGACCTGACCCCTTTTTCCGCTAGACGGGTGGTCCGCTTCTGCTATCGTCGGGGGGGGGGCAGAGCCAAACGCATCTGTCCCGCCGGCGAAGTCTTCCACGTGCTGAATCGCGCGGTCGGCAGAATGCCGCTCTTTGAAAGACCAAGCGACTACGATGCGTTTGTCAGCGTTATAAGCGATACCTGGCGGATCGTTCCTCTCCCAATCTTCGCCATGACGCTCATGCCCAATCATTGGCATTTCGTCGTTCGACCTGAAGACGATACGCAGGTACAAGAGTTCTTTCGACGACTCACCGTCACGCATACCATGCGCTGGCACGCTCATCACGAAACGAGCGGTACCGGTCATCTCTACCAGGGGCGATTCAAGTCGTTCCCTGTTGCGACTGACGAATACTTCCTGTCGGTGATTCGCTACGTGGAGCGGAATGCACTACGTGCATGTCTTGTCAGCTCAGCGGTGAATTGGCGATGGAGTTCGGCTTGGTATCGGCAACAACCGACTGCGGATCGCCCAGTGTGGCTTTGTGATCCGATCGAACCGCAGCTCCCTTGTGATTTGCAAGATTGGCTTGATGCTCCGCAGAGTGAAGCCGAAGCGGCGAGCATCGGCGAGTGCATTCGCAAAGGTTCGCCGTTTGGAAGTGAGTCTTGGGTTTCGGAGTGTGCCGTTCGGCTTGGGCTGGTGACGACGATGCGTCGTCGTGGGCGGCCTCGGAACTCTGATTGATTCTTGCCGTGAAAAAGAAAAAGGGGTCAGGTCTCTTTTTCGTGATCTGCCCCTTTTTGCGTGGCAAAGAGTTGTGGACGAAAAAGAGACCAGACCCCTTTTTCTTAGACAACATTTCCATCAGTCGACTCGCCAAT is a genomic window containing:
- a CDS encoding WD40 repeat domain-containing protein, which produces MPVRKRLFRTLFAFFWLVGLITPALGGDPIIAPIQLSEIDLSAQIDPEPQGGEPLLLWKKPGYEALRAALWHAGNCGTLLANGADPNAQSPEGAPILLYAISHSDERNLEILLRAGADPNGADVHGYTPLLTAIRRDSPEAIRLLLRYGADPLQEIDGKTAIEHARWWKRPYVDLLQRDPNPLQPTPVQVPRRIRKPDSQLGSAAFRVTLGGEALTYSNDSRQIIAGDRFGAIRIFDAQSGEIQNVIAAHSDEVLELATIPNSNIVVSATLRETKFWDLSTSCELMRLRDGGRGLSVSPDGRFLFTGNCLFAMESTSPLRLSQQGRAYPQAGRKVYISWSLFTPDDRYLIFGVQGTYVYIWNLKTDFVRRVGDVKVAEMTSLTWGDLAPHVDIGAANPDDLLVLATDQYAILSASAARLKSFQPILKAEYERPDRAPISEMPRVITCSPNGQYLATMSHLSRINVFDIERKGAPIPLTGPRSMLHAVAASPAGNLIAAGGDDQTVRIWDRITGEQLTEIPTSSFVYSLAFSPEGERLAIGDGGVYQFHLSTGQLDKWGGGGRTVGLSYNSEGDVLFALGFDLNAFHAATGKQIASVTAYDAQQHPIAVTPGNLIFGVALTQSRDETFKLPSAWSFDNEQLTPRSDLFSEEMRRPSTIGGVATTPDGSLLAVLSQGTILLWDLKEKKQVGPPMYGAAYLSADMEFSPDGKRLAATTWSGEVWIWEIPSGRPLLVLDDDVSRIESIAFLPDGSLVTANGTGTVHLWNLPNHLAAE
- a CDS encoding cupin domain-containing protein, giving the protein MNRFTKTVLFSLGLVVVVGLGVAWAHEDGVLKVTVVAKSTKSWDGEPLPAYPSGQPEITILRIIIPAGEKTPLHTHGVINAGVLLRGELVVHKEEGKSLTLKAGDSLIELVNKPHWGQNDGKVDAEILVFYAGVEGKGITNILDDHAEHDKPAKKE
- the glsA gene encoding glutaminase A, which produces MNDHLDALLKKMKSAASPLRDMLKQLHAEFKDNHDGTVASYIPELAKANPDWFGISLVSIDGQAVDVGDSNQQFTIQSVSKAFMFGMAIEDHGRDHVLSKIGVQPIGEAFNSITLDEATNRPFNPMINAGAIAAADLIHGKDFPERVARMLKMFSTYCGRQVYVDNTVYHSEKKTGHRNRAIANLMLNFGMISEQLDDTLDLYFQQCSILVTSHDLAMMGATLANGGVNPVTGERAISAEYVKDVLAVMHTCGMYDYAGEWAFRVGIPAKSGVGGGIVSVVPGEVGIGTFSPRLDAKGNSVRGIQFYKALAEKYGLHAFEAKSERTSLLSQL
- a CDS encoding MinD/ParA family ATP-binding protein yields the protein MAQIVSIHSFRGGTGKSNTTANLAVTIARRGYRVAVVDTDIQSPGVHVLFRLDEKQITHSINDYLWGKCEIEKAAYDMTTSVIGSVGEKDERPRLFLVPASIDSGEIGRILKEGYDVGMLNDGFKRLIRELNLDFLLIDTHPGVNEETLLSIVVSNKLVLVMRPDSQDFQGTAVTLELARRLDVAEILLVINKIPPGMDRELLRQKVEQAYDADVAAMLPMNYEIVHLASSGIFSNRYPDHPFTIELQNVANALIQ
- a CDS encoding FHA domain-containing protein, producing the protein MSAGNPENPTVTLELLDSSQGTPLQTWTFHDCAEITIGRSDDNDIHLADPQVSRLHAKLTLEDGQWTLHSLGRNGTRLGGKLIVSEVLDEQARFQLGGSGPTLRFSAKSAAKTYSATIDNIDPSAFDFLVIDERKKSEEIQQIVEGEAFQQLQEQAKRLRENQ
- a CDS encoding sulfatase encodes the protein MPRLNLVLAALLAAVCFASAAVAQEKRPNVLFIAVDDLRTELGCYGDDWIHSPNIDRLAASGTVFTRAYCQQAVCSPSRTSLMTGLRPDSTRVYDLVTHFRKNIPDVVTLGQHFKQNGYYSVSMGKIYHGGYDDLPTWSEPARKPKGGNGYVLPENKVLLNEKRVAAKAKGLKGTALSRAVRGPATEMADVPDNAYTDGAIAELAVKSLRELSKRDEPFFLAVGFVKPHLPFNAPKKYWDMYDPAKIELAANPFPPKNVTPYSLTTWGEMRVYEGIPKKGDLTEDQARQLKHGYYASVSFTDANVGKLLDELDKLKLTDDTIVVLWGDHGWKLGEHNCWCKHTNFENDANAPLIIRAPGQKSPGAKSEALVEFVDIYPTLCELADLSLPERLEGTSAAPLLDTPDAKWKSAAFSQYPRGNIMGYTMKTDQYRFTAWKNKKTGEVVATELYDHQVDPAENENVAGEAENAQLVAKLQERLDAGWKDAKPK
- a CDS encoding transposase gives rise to the protein MLNRAVGRMPLFERPSDYDAFVSVISDTWRIVPLPIFAMTLMPNHWHFVVRPEDDTQVQEFFRRLTVTHTMRWHAHHETSGTGHLYQGRFKSFPVATDEYFLSVIRYVERNALRACLVSSAVNWRWSSAWYRQQPTADRPVWLCDPIEPQLPCDLQDWLDAPQSEAEAASIGECIRKGSPFGSESWVSECAVRLGLVTTMRRRGRPRNSD